The following nucleotide sequence is from Microbulbifer sp. A4B17.
GAGTACTAGTATAAAATACCCACAATTCCTAGAACGAATAGATATATTTGCATTAATGTAATGCTCAATACTGTCTAAACTGGGCACGCAAACCAGGTATAAAAAATTTGCAGAAAGGTGCGGACACGTCCCTGTGTCCGCGTGACTGGGCGGCAATGAGGTTAGAAGCTATAAGTCAGCCCCATATAAGCTCGTCGGCCTGAATATGAGGAGCCCCAAACCCTGTTTTCCTCACCCCAATATCTATCCACCTTCTCTTCGGTAAGGTTGATTATTGAGGCGGTCAACGTCAGGTTATCCATCAAACGATAAGATGCATTAACATCCAACTGATCGTATTCATCAGTGAAAGTGTTCATGCCATTGTGGAAACCGTCTGCATAGTCACTGCGATAATTGTAAGAAGCGCGAATGCTAAAGTCGGTATTTTCATAGTAGAGGGACAGGTTGTACTGGTCCTTCGAAGTGCCGGCAATCTCTGTTTTGATTTTGATACCTTCGGAGTCGATCTCCGCCAGCTCTGTGTCTGTGAAGGTATAGTTTGCATAGACTCCAAAGCCATTATCAAAGGCATACTGAACAAACAGCTCTATACCTTGCGCAGTAGCATCAGTGCCATTTACCGGCATAGACATAGACACGGTCCGGGTAATACCATCGATATCCCTTGTCACCATGGAACTGCCGTTGATTACAAACGAAGCAATATCCTTTCTGAACAAGGTCAGTCCTGCCGCAGAGGCATCATCGAAGTACCACTCCAGACCCAAATCAAACTGATCAGCTTTATAAGGCTCCAACTCAGAGTTGCCCGCATACCCTTGACTGACTGTTGAGCCAGGCAAAGGGGCGTGGATCACTTCAGAACCACCTAGGTTATCGTACTCTACTCTCGCCACGACTCTAGCCAGGGCTGCGCGCATAACCAGTTCATCGGAGATATCCCAAGCGATATTAGCACTAGGTAAAATATCAGTATTGCTGCTGTCACGAATATTGGGTTCGTCCTGCAAGACCCCATCAATATTGTCGTAGGTGCTCGCATACTGCTTGGTCTGGACTGCTCGAATGCCAAAGTTTCCGCGCAGAACTGCCGAAGCAAAATTCTGCTGTACATAAGCAGCCGTAATTTCCTCACCAACCCGGTAAACCTGATTTTTCTCGACGATTACCGTAGGGTCACCATAGGTTGCGTATAGAAACTCTTTTAACTTATCAAACTCCAGATAAGCGAAATTTGGCACATTCACACCGCCGATAATATTATCGAGAGGGCCGTTTGAAAGGATATCGATTGTGTCGGGCACACCATCGGGGTCAGTGTGGAATGAATCACTTGGCCACCAGGGGTAACAAGCTCCATCAACATCACCCCAGTTAATCGTTGGACAGGGAGGATTATCATCATCCCAGGATTGTTTGGTGATGCGGCGGTTTATCTCATGGTCCCGGTACTTAACCCCAACATCCAGGGAGGTAAGCCAGGCATAATCCATATCGATGGAAACGTCCAGCTGGTAGTAACTCTCCTCGTCCTCGCTGCTGGTCCAAAGGGATGAGAACCAGTCATATAAAGGATAAGTGTTGGGATCTCCCAGATCTGCACTGGTATCAATTTCAGCAGTACCACTGCTGAGATCCCAGCTCCAATCGGTTGCAGTGCCATAACGGGAATTGACTGATGCAAACAATTTCTCAGAGGGGCCGCCCTCTGCACTGGTATTACCGACTACCAACCGAGCACTATATCCATCTCCCTCGTAACTGATATTGAAATCCAGCGTATCCGAAACATATTCCGCTCGAGTGTAGTCACCAGCTACCTGTGGAGACTGTAACTCTGCCTGGCCCCGATCGAGCATACCAATGCCGAGAAGAGTATCACCATCTTCATCAAACTTGAGACTGCCCGGCGCTATTGCATCCCCGTAGTTCCACTCAGGAAATACGATACGATAATTCTCTGAGTTGCCGCCTAGCTCAAAGCGGAAATAATTGACACCAAATTCCAGCTGTTCTACCGGACGCCATTGGGCACTTAGCTGCATGCCATCCCGGGTCCGCTCCTCTTCCAAGACACTACCGACAACGGCTCGCGGCGCATAGAAATCCCGGTATTCATTACCGTCGATATCCACCATCGGCCCCCTGGCCTCTACGCCAGTCTGGGGGGACTCATCTCCCTGCCAACCCCAGTTTTCTACCGAGGTGCTAATTACCCGGTTCTGACGATCCTGCTTTGAGTATCCAAACAATACGCCAAAGGTTTCCTGATCATTTTTCCATGAGTAAAAACCGGTGTACTGAGGTTCGTACTCCCCAGTAACATCAGCATAAGTACTCTCAATGGATAACATGCCCTCCCCGGAATCCAGGTCCAGTGGCTTGCGGGTGTGTAAAATTACAGTACCACCTATCCCGCCTTCATCCAGTTTTGCTTCTGGACTTTTATACACATCCGCTCGGGAGATCATCGCTGAAGGTAGCAATGCGTAGGAAAATGATCGGGATGGATCATCGCCGGGAGTGGCTATATAGTTTCCATTTAGCTGGGTAAAAGTGAGCTCAGGCGCAGTTCCTCGGATACTTACTTCGGCTCCCTCGCCGCCGCTTCGAACGATGGATACTCCCGGAACCCTCTGCAAAGAGTCTGCAACATTCTTATCGGGGAATTTACCCATATCTTCAGCGGTGATTGAGTCTACTACCGCATTGGAAAAACGCTTTACATCGAGATTTTTCTCCATGCTCCGGCGAATACCCAATACCTCTACTTCCTCCAGCACCAGACTCTCTGTATCAGATTCACTGGTGCTCTGTGCATTTGCCATACCGACAACACTGTACAACACTAGAACACTAACAGACGTCCTCAATAGGTCTAGCTGGCGATTTGTATTTAAGGGTATCTCTCTCATTGCTCAAATTTCTCTTTTATTATTTTTTTCTAGCCTTCCGTTCACCCTAAAAGCCCGGCATATCATTCGCCGGGCCACCGGAATATGCCCTACTCTTATCGATCCAGTTCTGTCTCGATATTTTTATATGTGCGTATAGCGCTATAGCAAAAAGCGTCTTTAGCTATCCAATCCAAGTCGCTTGAGGACTTCAGGGGGTGCTCCAGGGAAACTCGCCATTGGTCGGTTACCCACATAACCGATATCCGCCATACCTTCCTCGGTGGTATAGAAAGCGGTGGACACGAGAACTCGAACTTTGGCAAAGAAACGAGCACCAGCTTGGAACTCTGGCTTCGCCGTGCGAGTCCACTTGATATCCTCACAGATGGCTACTTTTTGAGGTTCATTCAGATCGACAAAGGAACCTCCAAATCTGCGCTTGGACTCACCCTCCAGCCAAACAACCCCTCCCCGAATCGTGACAAGATCTGCTTTATTATTGGAATATGGGGCGCTGACATATTCGTTGATGTAGTGATGGGCCCCTACTGAAGAGGCACTCGGAGAAGTTTCATCCGCGGGAATAATGACGTCGCAAAGTGCTGCCAATACCGCTAACTCACCCTTTTCAAGCTGCATCTCCCAAGGCACAACGGGATTAAGGAGATCCGGATCTGTCGGCGTGCCCCTGGCCAGAGTCTGCTTCGGGGCATCCAGGTTCTTTACTACCGGTTCAGCCCCGGGCACCTCCTCTTTCACTACAACTTTTTGCGCTACTTTCTCAGAACAGCCAATGACTGGAACTGCAGCAGCGGTGGTAGCAATCAAACGCAGGGCGTTGCGCCGACCCAGATTGGTTTTTTCCTCGCTCATATCAGATATTCCTCTTCTTGAACTGGTCCACGATGTAGTCGCAGGTGCGCCAGGCCAGCGCCATAATGGTCAGGGTTGGATTCTTATCAGCATTGGAGACAAAGGGTGCGCCGTCAGTAAGGAAGAGATTCGGTACTTCCCAGGACTGGCAGTAAGGATTGAGCACGGAATCATTCGGATTTGAGCCCATGCGCGCGGTGCCGACTTCGTGAATAATCGCACCGCCGTTGATAATTGCCTTGGCACCGTCGGTTTGCACGGTAGAGGTGACCTTACCACCCATACCCTCAATGATTTCAGCAAAGGTTTTGTGCATGTGAGCGGCCTGGTTCAATTCCTGGTCACTCCATTTCCAATGGAACTTCAACACCGGGATGCCCCACTGATCTACCTGGTCCTTATCAATTTCACAGTAGCTGTCCTCGTTGGGAATCATTTCCCCGCGACCGTCAAACCACACAAAGGAGCCGTAGTAACGCCGGCAGGCTTCCTTCAAGTCTTTACCATAAGCACCATTGGTAAAATCACCCATACCGCCGAAGGCACCTGCGCCCGGCATACTGCGACCACCGCCGAATTCAATGTGGTAGCCACGGGCGAAATCCAGGTCACCACGCAATTGTTCCTTGTACAACCACCAGGGCATATACATGTGCATCGCCGATGCGCCGTCCTCATTGTGGGCAGGCATACTTTCCAAAGCGGGAATCTGCCCGCCGATACCAGCTCCCACTGTATCCATCAGGTATTTCCCTACGGCACCGCTGCCATTGGCGATACCATCAGGGAATAAAGTGCTTTTGGAATTAAGGAGAATGCGCGAAGTTTCAGCCGCACTGGCTGCAACAATCACAGCGCGGGCACTGGCAAATCTTTCCTGACGGGTATCTTTATCAATATAAATAACCCCGTTTGCCTTACCTTTTTTATCAACGGTAACTTCACGCACCATGGCATCAGTAATGATATCCAGATTGCCCGTCGCTAATGCCGGTGGCAGTAGTACAGTCGTGGACTGGAAATTCGCCTTAATTGAGCAACCGCGCCCACAGGGCGTGGCCCAAAAACAGGCTGCGCGAGATTTCATTGATTCCCGGGTGACGTCCTGGGCCAATTTATTGTCCGGGAATAATTTCTGCGGAATATTTTCGTGATCTAGACGCTCACTGAGAATAGCCAAGTGAGAGGGAATTACAGGGATCCCCAGCCTATCGCACGCTTTTTTGGCCAGAAGTTCATAGGCACGGGGCTTCGGGGGTGGCAGCAGCACTCCTTCGGAGGAGTCAGGAGTGTTTTCTAACCCCTCGTTAGTGCCATAGACACCAATGAGCATCTCGGTTTTATCGTAGTAGGGAGCGAGATCGTTGTAACTGATCGGCCAATCAAAACCGAGTCCGTCCCTTGAATAGGGTTTAAAATCATACTCACCCATTCGCAGGGAAATACGTCCCCAGTGGTTCGTGCGGCCACCCAGCATACGGGCACGCCACCAGTCAAAACGGCGGCCTCTTTCTCTGGACCCCTGAGTGTAGGGTTCGCCGGGTACCTGCCAACCTCCGTCAACCGTTGCATCATAGAAACCGAACGGCTTTTCCGGTGTGCTCCCCCCACGCAAAGGCGCATCTTTTGGGAGGTTAAACATTGGGGTTTCCTTAACCGGGTCATAGGATCTCCCCGCCTCCAGCAGTAGAACCTTTAGCCCTGCAGTGGCTAGTACATAGGCAGCCATACCGCCGCCAGCACCAGACCCAACAATCAGTGCGTCATACTCTTTCTTCTCGAAGTCAT
It contains:
- a CDS encoding gluconate 2-dehydrogenase subunit 3 family protein; its protein translation is MSEEKTNLGRRNALRLIATTAAAVPVIGCSEKVAQKVVVKEEVPGAEPVVKNLDAPKQTLARGTPTDPDLLNPVVPWEMQLEKGELAVLAALCDVIIPADETSPSASSVGAHHYINEYVSAPYSNNKADLVTIRGGVVWLEGESKRRFGGSFVDLNEPQKVAICEDIKWTRTAKPEFQAGARFFAKVRVLVSTAFYTTEEGMADIGYVGNRPMASFPGAPPEVLKRLGLDS
- a CDS encoding GMC family oxidoreductase → MPNDDFEKKEYDALIVGSGAGGGMAAYVLATAGLKVLLLEAGRSYDPVKETPMFNLPKDAPLRGGSTPEKPFGFYDATVDGGWQVPGEPYTQGSRERGRRFDWWRARMLGGRTNHWGRISLRMGEYDFKPYSRDGLGFDWPISYNDLAPYYDKTEMLIGVYGTNEGLENTPDSSEGVLLPPPKPRAYELLAKKACDRLGIPVIPSHLAILSERLDHENIPQKLFPDNKLAQDVTRESMKSRAACFWATPCGRGCSIKANFQSTTVLLPPALATGNLDIITDAMVREVTVDKKGKANGVIYIDKDTRQERFASARAVIVAASAAETSRILLNSKSTLFPDGIANGSGAVGKYLMDTVGAGIGGQIPALESMPAHNEDGASAMHMYMPWWLYKEQLRGDLDFARGYHIEFGGGRSMPGAGAFGGMGDFTNGAYGKDLKEACRRYYGSFVWFDGRGEMIPNEDSYCEIDKDQVDQWGIPVLKFHWKWSDQELNQAAHMHKTFAEIIEGMGGKVTSTVQTDGAKAIINGGAIIHEVGTARMGSNPNDSVLNPYCQSWEVPNLFLTDGAPFVSNADKNPTLTIMALAWRTCDYIVDQFKKRNI
- a CDS encoding TonB-dependent receptor; its protein translation is MANAQSTSESDTESLVLEEVEVLGIRRSMEKNLDVKRFSNAVVDSITAEDMGKFPDKNVADSLQRVPGVSIVRSGGEGAEVSIRGTAPELTFTQLNGNYIATPGDDPSRSFSYALLPSAMISRADVYKSPEAKLDEGGIGGTVILHTRKPLDLDSGEGMLSIESTYADVTGEYEPQYTGFYSWKNDQETFGVLFGYSKQDRQNRVISTSVENWGWQGDESPQTGVEARGPMVDIDGNEYRDFYAPRAVVGSVLEEERTRDGMQLSAQWRPVEQLEFGVNYFRFELGGNSENYRIVFPEWNYGDAIAPGSLKFDEDGDTLLGIGMLDRGQAELQSPQVAGDYTRAEYVSDTLDFNISYEGDGYSARLVVGNTSAEGGPSEKLFASVNSRYGTATDWSWDLSSGTAEIDTSADLGDPNTYPLYDWFSSLWTSSEDEESYYQLDVSIDMDYAWLTSLDVGVKYRDHEINRRITKQSWDDDNPPCPTINWGDVDGACYPWWPSDSFHTDPDGVPDTIDILSNGPLDNIIGGVNVPNFAYLEFDKLKEFLYATYGDPTVIVEKNQVYRVGEEITAAYVQQNFASAVLRGNFGIRAVQTKQYASTYDNIDGVLQDEPNIRDSSNTDILPSANIAWDISDELVMRAALARVVARVEYDNLGGSEVIHAPLPGSTVSQGYAGNSELEPYKADQFDLGLEWYFDDASAAGLTLFRKDIASFVINGSSMVTRDIDGITRTVSMSMPVNGTDATAQGIELFVQYAFDNGFGVYANYTFTDTELAEIDSEGIKIKTEIAGTSKDQYNLSLYYENTDFSIRASYNYRSDYADGFHNGMNTFTDEYDQLDVNASYRLMDNLTLTASIINLTEEKVDRYWGEENRVWGSSYSGRRAYMGLTYSF